A part of Miscanthus floridulus cultivar M001 chromosome 6, ASM1932011v1, whole genome shotgun sequence genomic DNA contains:
- the LOC136459507 gene encoding regulator of nonsense transcripts UPF2-like: protein MIFYLLKCFLKVHKGKYSQVHLIALLTASLSRYHDDFAVAVVDEVLEEIRVGLELNDYGMQQRRLAHMRFLGELYSYKHIDSSVVFYALYLIIVFGHGTPEQDVLDPPEDCFRIRLIITLLQTCGHYFSKRSSKRKLDKFLLHFQRYIISKGPLPLDIEFDIQDLFGELRPNMSRYSSIEELVAALVELEENERSAPVEQRHHIAGSGGFYHSYGRRR, encoded by the exons ATGATTTTTTACCTTCTGAAGTGCTTTCTAAAGGTTCACAAAGGAAAGTACAGCCAAGTTCATCTGATTGCTCTTCTCACTGCTAGTCTCAGCCGCTATCATGATGACTTTGCTGTCGCAGTGGTAGATGAG GTTTTAGAAGAGATAAGGGTTGGATTGGAGTTGAATGACTATGGGATGCAACAAAGGCGGCTTGCCCACATGCGGTTCCTTGGAGAGCTATACAGCTACAAGCATATAGATTCATCAGTTGTTTTTTATGCACTGTACCTTATCATTGTGTTTGGTCATGGAACTCCTGAA CAAGATGTGCTGGATCCACCAGAAGATTGCTTCAGAATCAGGTTGATCATTACACTTCTACAGACCTGTGGTCACTATTTCAGTAAGCGATCTTCAAAAAGGAAGCTCGACAAATTCTTGCTACACTTTCAAAGATACATTATTAGTAAAGGGCCCTTACCACTCGACATAGAGTTTGACATTCAG GATTTATTTGGCGAGCTACGACCAAACATGTCTCGGTATTCGTCAATTGAGGAGCTTGTTGCCGCGTTAGTTGAGCTTGAAGAAAATGAACGTTCAGCCCCAGTAGAACAACGGCACCACATTGCGGGTTCTGGTGGTTTCTATCACAGTTACGGCAGGAGAAGATAA
- the LOC136459506 gene encoding transcription repressor OFP8-like, which translates to MSATGSRSSRRARGSSSSFTLRQPPVVDIGCNCRRPKLFSVFSSSSSLFRGGGKPESPNASSTSTTTAFTATTAGGRSGTTATSTDSSWGPASFVATNSLYEEPVAVAVAPLQQEREQQQEARRRRRQQHRRRRSRRAAAPPARQGVEEEEEYGRRVARESVAVAVDSAEPYEDFRESMVQMVVEKEIYAWDDLNDLLHQFLSLNSPRHHPLILHAFADLWTRNGLFCPPSPCQF; encoded by the coding sequence ATGTCGGCCACAGGCAGCAGGTCGTCCAGGAGGGCgaggggcagcagcagcagcttcacGCTGCGGCAGCCGCCGGTGGTGGACATCGGCTGCAACTGCCGCCGCCCCAAGCTGTTCTCCGTATTCTCCTCGTCGTCGTCCCTGTTCCGCGGCGGGGGCAAGCCCGAGTCCCCCAacgcctcctccacctccaccaccacggcGTTTACGGCCACCACCGCGGGCGGGCGCAGCGGCACCACGGCCACTTCCACCGACTCCTCCTGGGGCCCCGCCTCGTTCGTGGCCACCAACTCGCTGTACGAGGAACCGGTGGCCGTGGCGGTGGCGCCGCTACAGCAGGAGcgggagcagcagcaggaggcgcggcggcggcggaggcagcaGCACCGCCGGCGCCGCAGCAGGCGTGCGGCGGCGCCTCCCGCGCGCcagggcgtggaggaggaggaggagtacgggCGGCGGGTGGCGCGCGAGagcgtggcggtggcggtggactcGGCGGAGCCGTACGAGGACTTCCGCGAGTCCATGGTGCAGATGGTGGTGGAGAAGGAGATCTACGCGTGGGACGACCTCAACGACCTCCTCCACCAGTTCCTCTCCCTCAATTCGCCGCGCCaccacccgctgatcctccacgCCTTCGCCGACCTCTGGACCCGCAACGGCCTCTTCTGCCCGCCATCTCCCTGCCAGTTCTAG